ATCCCCGGCGGGAACGAGACGTTTGTGCACGCCTTGGCTGAGAATCTGCCTGTTTTTTATGGGAACGTTGTGGAGAGCATTAGGTATGGAAGTGACGGGGTTGTGGTTTACGCGGGGGATAAGGAGTTCTCCTGCGACATGGCTCTTTGCACGGTTCCGTTGGGTGTTCTGAAGAAAGGTGGCATCGGGTTTGTTCCTGAGCTTcctgagaagaagaaagaagcgaTTCAGAGGTTAGGATACGGGTTGTTGAACAAAGTGGCGATGTTGTTTCCTTATAACTTTTGGGGGGAAGAGATTGATACGTTTGGGAGGTTAACAGAAGATTCGAGCACGAGAGGAGAGTTCTTCTTGTTCTACAGCTACTCTTCCGTCTCCGGTGGTCCGTTACTTGTAGCGCTTGTAGCTGGAGACGCCGCGGAAAGGTTCGAGACGATGTCGCCTACTGATTCCGTTAAAAGGGTGTTGCAGATACTACGCGGGATTTATCACCCGAAAGGGATCGTTGTTCCTGATCCGGTTCAAGCGCTCTGTTCCAGATGGGGACAAGACAAGTTTTCGTACGGTTCTTACTCGTATGTTGCGGTGGGATCATCTGGTGATGATTATGACATTTTAGCTGAGAGTGTTGGAGATGGAAGAGTGTTCTTTGCTGGTGAAGCGACGAACAAACAGTATCCGGCTACAATGCATGGAGCTTTCTTAAGCGGAATGAGAGAAGCAGCAAATATACTTAGAGTTGCTAGAAGAAGGGCGTCAGAATCGGCTTCAAACCTTGCTAAGTGAGATCTAATCGTTAGGTTCATTTTTAATATCGAATCCTGGAAGTGTCATAGATGTTCTTTGGTGCTTGAACTTGCCTTCGTCTTCTGTATCAAGTTAGTGCTCTTCGAGTTTGACTTTGGCTTGTTCTACACCACATTATCGTCTAAGTTCATTAACTATGATTGTTGTGTTGGGGAACTTGGGATCTTGAAATGATATCATAGATGTTGTGTTTGATCTTCAGCTATGATTTGTAACAGTATCCTTGGATTTTCGTCTAATCATGTGTTGTTGGGTTTCCATGTCAAGTCAAATATACGGCAGAGAAAGGGTTATAAATCTGATTTGCAAGTCATTGAAACGCAGATCACGATGAAGAAAGTGTCTTTTCATCccatttttgtcttcatgttctGCATCAAATCATTTCTCTTTGAGATTGGTTTTGGCTTAGACACATTATCGTCTTGTTCATTTCTTACTCTGGTGGAATGCTGGAATTTATGAGTGTGTGTGGCTATGATTGTTGAGTTGGGAACTTGTGATCTTGAAACGGTCTTAGAGATCTTGGCGTTTGATGTTCAGTTTTGTTTGCTTAATATCCTTGTAATGATTATGAACTATTGGGTTTCCTTGCTAAAGTCTAAGTTCATGGTAGAGTAAGGATTATAGACTTGATGTGCAGATCAATGAAACACAGATCATCAGGAAAAACGTTTCTCTCTTTTCATCTTGttgtgtcttcttcttcataagcAACAAGTGTCAATGTGTGGACATTGTGTTGCAATGACTTTTGATTCGGATCGACCTCGTTcgattgaatatatttattatgtcaGTAGATTATCCAGTTTTTTGTtgcttgattaatgaaaacagtGAGGGAAGTAATCTGGTTATGTTAGCTTTTGTTCTGCATTACAAAGTACAAACCATCAGAAGTCCCAGACCGAATGGGATGATCTCTAGGTGTATTGTATACGTGGTTTGGTATCAActatcaagagagagagagagaagaccaAGTCTTTGagctaatatataatatgatccaTCGTAAATTGTTAAATCTGCTTCATGTATGTATATTACTAATAACCAGGTGGAGTATATTCCTATCTCTTCTTTTAATatacactagattttgacccccAAGCACgtgtttgttttttaaattaatgtatagGTTTGAGTACATTTAGCAGGAACCgcaaaccaaactgaaaaaattgaaaacaaaatttaactaAACTTCATAAATAACCGAGCAGATTATAAATCTGTAAAACCGAAAAACTGAAACGAACTGAGAACCAAATAGATacctaaatttaaaaaatataaattatacttaaaaatattaattgtatttaatttataaataaccaaatatctgAAAATACTATTTACAAACCgaattacccaaaaaaaaaacaaattacctAATCAGTTTTTAGTCAAAAGATTAAAAATTGTCCTGATTGTCCGATATTTTTATCCGAACTATCCTATATTTAAAATGGAAACCCCAAATTATCcgatatttttatttctaaatccGTAATTATCCGAAATAccataatcaaataaaaactgaatttgactcattttttttttttttgcatattagccGGTTCCCAACTTTTCTTAGAAAGCGTGCATTTTTTTCActtattaattcaaaattagtttaaaactaccattatttttgtttcaaatctTAACAATTGAGGTTTTatgttttatcatttgtttttttattcgaAATAGATTTAAAGATGATATGTgtgatttaatagtatagatattataTGCTAAAGAACAAAGTGTTTTCATTATGTAAATGtagtaaatatattaattatcgaTTTTTCCatttaaaacattttgtaaattttttatctatttaaagCATTACGCATTTAAATCAGTGTTTTTAAACTCAAACTGGACCCACAGTTGAATTGATAACTTGGTGATGCGATATTTAATCTGGTTTGGATTTTAAGAGATATCCATTATCTTAAAATCCCAAAAACACTAAAACTCGTAGTTTGATCGATATCTAatctaatttgttttaaattgcTATTGTTTAAATTCAGAAGTTACTTTTAATGTGtgcattttatattaaatacttattattttcaatCTTGTTGCATTTTAATTATATGTCGTAATCTGCATAAATTAGAAAAATCTTATAATATATTTCTATAATTATAGGATGTTTTCTTTACAAAGTATTTGAGAAATTGTGTAAAGTGGTTTTCTCATAAGTTGTCTAGTAAGATATTTGCTTAGATATCAgaataaaaagtatatatatgtttatttatttaaatgtattTATTAGATATCagaataaaatgtatattctCTTGACTGCAGAATATTTGATAATACGGTTTTTTGTGTAATTTACTTAAATGTTTTGAACTACACGTTTTCAAAAGTTAACCTGTTGGTTAAATGGTTAGCTATGACTCGCAACAAACCCAACCCTTAAGATGATGATGGTTTAACATTTGACAACATAGTTAGGACTGTGTCTATATAATAGTCAACAAATTCAGATTGTAGTATTATGGAGTCAACATATTTCGagatcaaaaacattcaaaacgtAAATCTATCGACGTCTCACATAGTTTTGTTATGAAGCTGATGAAAGAAGTTGGAAGACATAGTTTTGCAAACATCATTTGTTGCTAACGTATAAACGTTGGTTTGATTAAATATAATAGGATAAGGATATTCGTTTGTTCCTATAATtgagttaaattatattttggttattaTAATACGTTAAGTTGAAAATAAATAGGTCCAACAACcttgtttaagtagattttttaggagtgattcccttttaatagtatagattcatGAAGCAGATTTACACATTTTTTTAAACAGAAATGATATAATTCCagtaaataacaaataaatattctaaCAGAGAtgagttttttattttcaatttataattaaataaatccaCTCAGTGGAAAAATTATATCCTATAGAGTTGCATACAATAATCCAGATTTAAAAAGTCAGAAAATTATAAAGAATAATGAGAAAGTTCCGTTTAAACCGCCAAGATATAAGAACACGCACCGATGATACTCGTGAACAATTAAGAAAATACTTTATCTTAGACcgttacgttttttttttttggtttttttcggTGGCATTGGGCATGCCTTTCTCTTCTCACACAACATTAAGCACGGCTCTTATCGGTACGGTAcacctaaaatcaaatttaaaatgacCATATGTCTcagtttaaatatattattttcatataaatacaagtttttaatttaagaaatgaatcttttatctatttaaaaaggcatctttatattttaaaagaatttgtTTAGTTAACCTAATCACGCTTTGACTTCACATGACACTCCTTTAAGTAACTGGTCGACGGTTTCTAATGTTTATCCAAATTTACTTCAACACTTCCGCTGAGTCAAACGTTTTCTCATGGATTCTAGTTTTTCAAGCATTGTTCCTGCTCCCCAAGATCCCATACTCACTGTATCTACTAAACTTTACTCTAAGGCTCttacttaatgcttctttcttgttttactaatGTTGCTTCAATCAATAAAGTCATCATATGGAGCTGTTAACTGATTCTATTAGTGTACAAGTTGTGTTTAACTTTAACGTTTTTATTACAAACAGGTATATTTTGCTAGTAGAGATGATCCTAGTCCGGTTAAGTTGAATTTGAGCGGAGGTTCCTATCGCTCTGaggtaattttgttttttgtattttatttacgTTGCATGGATCTTTACAGTTCACGGTCTCAGTGACTAGGTTAATTTAGTCTTCTCTTGGATTGTTTTTTCTTATGAAAGGAAGGAAAGCCTCTTGTTCTTCAGGCTGTGAGACGAGCTGAGCAACAGTTAGCAAATGACATGTAAGCCTCTTGTTTGTAAGGTTGTGAGACGACTTGtttctttggtttcttgtttgttattttttttttcttgggttTACCTCAAGGTCTCGGGACAAGGACTACCTTCCCCTTGATGGACTTGCTGAGTTTAACAAATTGAGCGCCAAACTCATCTTAGGTGATGAAAGGTAACAGATTCACTGCTATTTatctcatatttttttgtttaaaaataataataataatccgAGGTTTGATTGGATTTTCTTTTGTAGCTAACTGCTGGAGTTGATGTTTTTTCAttctattataaatattattttttgtttttggcagTTCTGCAGTGAAAGAGAATAGAGTTGTTACAATCCAGTGTTTGTCTGGTACTGGTTCTTTGAGAGTTGGAGCTGAGTTTCTagcaaaacacaaccaagaagTAAATATTTCTCACTATTCATTTATAATTTGGTAAAATAACCTTTAAATTTTATCATACATGAGTCATGACTACGTACATGTAACTTAGTGTCGTGATTGTGTTACCAGTCTGATTCACACTTATGTAATGCATGTTgttgaaaaactaaaaaaaattcttaatattCAGAAAGATGCAAAACGAATTAACCATATACTCACAAAACTTGCAACAAATCTCAAGAGTTCTTTTTAACTGAAAATTATGTTTCTCGTTGCTTTCAGCGTGTCATACTCGTTTCAAACCCAACGTGGGGAAACCATCCTAATATTTTCAGTTTGGCGGGTATGTCTGTAGAATATTATCGGTACTATGATCCGAAAACCCGAGGACTCGACTTCAAAGGTTGATTTTATAATTCTGTCTACATGCCAATTCTTTGTCTATCGTATTCATCATTGTCATTTTTGTTGGCTTCTATATATGCATTACTCATTAATTGACCCATTTACAAATGATGTTTAGTGGTGTTACACCAATCATAAATTCTTAACCTCAAAACAGGCATGCTCGAGGATCTTGGCGCTGCACCGTCTGGAGCTATAGTAGTATTGCAAGCTTGTGCGCATAACCCCACAGGAGTTGACCCAACACTCAAGCAATGGGAACAGATTCGACAAGTTGTGAGATCTAAAAGCTTATTGCCGTTCTTTGATAATGCATATCAGGTAATTCATATAAgtatttgctttgtttctttgttttaccAACAAACGAAAGATTTGGGTTTAAATGTTTTCCGCTAATTTTCAGGGTTTTGCTAGTGGTGACCTTGAGTCAGATGCACAAGCTGTTCGTATGTTTGTTAATGATGGAGGTGAATGTTTGATAGCTCAAAGTTTTGCCAAAAATATGGGTCTTTATGGAGAGCGTATTGGGGCTCTTACCATTGTAAGgaaccaaacttttttttttgtggtaaaaTAAGGAACCAAACTTAAATCTATTCCACACGCAAACGTAGAGCTAGGCGCCTAGGTTTATATAACTAAAGCATTTTGAAAAGTTTATATAATCTTTGTGGGTGTAATGTGAAGGTATGCACCTCAGAAGATGTGGCTAGGAAAGTAAAGAGCCAACTGCTACTTGTTGTGAGACCTATGTATCTTAGCCCACCTATTCATGGAGCATCAATTGTTACCACAATTCTTAAAAACAGGTAGCTCTTATTATAGGAGCTAGAATAGttcttaaattatttgaaatgcCTATGattataacaatattaattGTTGGAGCTTGAATATACGGATCTTGAATTTGATTCTTGTTGTCAACAATATGCATAATGCCGGTTTGAAAACGTATAGTGATGCATGCATTGATCACACTAGCACATATAAAGGTTACATACCTTTTCTTATGTGAATTTTGATTACGCTCAAAGTTTATGTGTATACATTTTTGGCAGTGATATGTACAATGACTGGACGGTTGAGCTGAAAGGAATGGCTAACCGCATACTTCGCATGCGCAAACAGTTAAATGAAGCTTTACAAGCTAGAGGTttggtttaatgatttttttccttaaaCTTTTTCGTTAATTGAATCATTCAAAAGTTCTGATATTTACCATTTTGTTCTTGAAGGCACACCTGGTGATTGGAGCCACATTATCAGACAGATTGGGATGTTTAGTTTTACGGGGTTAAATGAGAAGCAAGTTCGCTTCATAGCCAAAGAGTATCACATTTACATGAACTATGACGGGTGAGGGATATTATATAACTTATcgtcaaattttaaaatagagttaACAGCAAGAAAGAAAACCATCtccaatatattttatatttttctataaaattaaaaaaaaattataataaaaagagGCTCTAATAcatatctttaaaaaatatattactccTGTAAATCTAGAGAAGATACAGTAATTTCtatttagagtaaaaatagaGGTGAGTAAGAAtaaatttaatgatttataacatttGAAGTTAAAAAAAGCAATGGTTTGGAGATTTTCTAAAGCAATTTATTGAGTATCATTTTATTCTGAACTACATGAGCTAAGATAGGTGCATATAAATTCTAAGAAAACAGCTGGGAAGATCAATGAATcttgtcatctcatttattcaCCTACAATGTTGTAGGATGTGATTTCCTTCTTTTCATTCACTTTCGTTGTAAATGCTTATTGCAGGAGGGTAAGCATTGCAGGTCTAAGTTCTAAGACAGTTTCTCAACTCGCTGATGCTATACATGCTGCAGTTACCCGTATGGCCTAATCTAGCGATTGTGTTCTTTGTTGTATAATATCTATATGATTTCTTTTGCTTTTTACATTTCAGAAGCGAAAACAACCTGTTTAATATCTatatgatttctttttttttcctgatgGACTGTTAAACCGAACAAAATGAGGACTGTGACCGTTATAACAAACGAAGAACGCATAACACTAACTCATTACTCAAACATAAACCGCCAGGCAAGCAACCAAGTTCCAATGGTTAAGGAAGCTAAGCATAACCTCTAGCTTcttcaagaaaaggaaaatgGAGTTGCTGATTTCAATACCCGTAGCTATTCCTTCTGATGAATAGTTTTGGACCTCAAAAACGTAATATCTCGGCTCTAAGTTTGAATCTATTCAATTATAAAAATGGACCctaattttttatgtattttcatattttagtgAAAAGTATTTGTAGTTTGTTATAAAAGGGCCCTTATGTAAAAAAACGTGAAAACAAAATTGAACCATGTACCCTGGATATATGCTTAGAACCGGTACTGTTTATCTAAGCTACATTACcattaaatcattatataaacATGTCACAGATAGGGCCAAGCAAGCAAGCAACCAAGTACAAAACTATCTAGCTGCTTCCTTCCCGACGATTCTATGTAATTTCTCCCTTTACTCCATACGATAAGAGATACTTAAggaatttttgttgttgtattctTAAATTAGTTATCTAGCAGCAATGAgctcattttctttttaattttcaatttctatcataacaaaaatcataCTCGAAAGAATCACACTGAATAAACAAACATCTTCCAATCCCATCAGAAGAATTAAATCCAATAGTTATATAATGTTAGAACATGGACACAAATGACACGTGAACAATAACAAAACTTTATTTCATCCTTAATATAAGTTTACCACAACAAACAATCTCGAGAATTATGAGCTAATAATAAACCGGTAAACCTGGTAATTCCGGTTAAGTTTTTTCAGAAGAAGATGGTTGAAACCAAAGACAAGATCACGGTGGTGACTCCATAACCGGTGAGCTTGTTTCCAACTGCGGTGTCGTTTCCTCTTTTTCCTGCTGTTATTATAAATACATACGATAAAAAAGGGTCAACACACAAACAAatgaatgataaaatataattttgaattattttgaaaaaaaaccatTTACCTAACATGTTATTGATTATTGTTCGAATAATTCAAGTCAATATCGGAGGCAAAAGAAAGTACAAGAAAAAGCTAGCATTCACACTCAACACTGAAGTCTCGGGAAAATAAAAATCTTTGTGTTCTTGTCTCGTTGACTTAACTTAGACCATCTCCGATCTATTTTGCTATTTTTAGACCATTTCTAAtggtttattctattttttactctaaaatagagtaattctataatagagtttgattttgctccaatggtactctattttagagtagaaaatagagtgatgaacaaagaaaaaacaaattactctatatttagagtaaacctatttttcactctattatagagtgagaaatagagtaccattggagcattttttactctaaactctattttaaagtgaaaaatagagtggggttggagatacTCTTACCTCTAAAATAAAGAAACTCTATGATAGAAATGAGATATGCTTtaatgtatttctctaaaataacaatttttaaatatagagtaaaaaatagaaaaatgctatttcttccttcataaatagaagaaaaaatagagatctctattatagaggaagaaatagaaaTGAGTTGGAGCAATTTCACCtttaaatgctattatagaagTGGAAATAGCTATGGATTGGAAATGCTCTTAGAGAACTCCAACTCACCcctatttctatatttataatagtatttaaaagtaaaatcaTTTTAATCTATTTCTATTTATGcctctaaaatataaattgctattttttcttctatttatagaagaaaaaaaataatattcttctatattttgttttatatgtaaagatttctattttaagaaaatacttTGGAGTAAAActcatctctattatagagtttctCTACTTTAgacataaaaatagaaaaatgtatTAGAGATAGTCTAAAAACATATGATTTTACAACTAAATTCCAGCTAATCAATAATAAAATGGTAGTATAATTCACCAAACGAGACTTGAaattaaattctaaaaattgataaaccaataaatatttgagaaaaatatattcgatatattttttttagttaaaaaaatgtgAAGAGCAGGTGAAGTTAATTTATACCTGGAGGAGGTAAAGAAGCTTTTGGCGATGAAGCTCCAGTacctgaaaaataaataaaaacattatttctagtgactaattaaaattaataaatctgaGAGATCTGAAGAAGTCACAAGCTACCGGAACAAGCGGAGAGATCAGTGGTGACGTCACATCGACGGCTGAGATTTAGAGCTTGTGCAGTACTGACGTTGAACTGAGAGAGCAAACCAGGAGTGTTGTAGACGGTGCAGAGACATGGAAGCTCATCCTCCACCGCTTCCTTTATCGAGTCACAACAATCCTTTGGTGGCTTCGTGGTCGTTGTCAGAGCACTGAAGCAGGGGACTAGCTTGTTTACGCACGTCGTAGCCGATTGCGCTTCCACCTGCTGCAATGAAACCAAAATCATCGCCGTCATCGCCGCCGCAAAGATCATCGTTGCCGTCGCCATTTTCTTCTTACTCTCTTTCTAACGGAGGTCcgtgtttatttttatttcttgtaGGTTTGGGGTTACTTGTGGCTTTTGGTTTTGCTTTTGTTCGGTTTTAAATAATACAAAGTTGATTAAGGAGGAGACCTTTCGcattgtttatttatcttttacactattaaatttatatatgtgtgtgtgtcttTTCCTTTTCTAGAAATAAACATTTTGTCGTTTGAAACAAATGTTATATCCCATATTTTTGACGAATAAAATTCAATGTTTGACAGGTAAATTATAAATTCATTGAAAATGATGTTCCTTGATTACATTTACGCATCTTTGTTTACTTTCCgcactactccctccgttcctaaaaaatgtatgttctggaaaaaaaaatttgttttaaaaagatacattttttactttttcaatgtatgattttatgaaaaattgtaagtttcaaaaaaattaatggtgtttattgaatttctcTTGGCTTAAAGTTATggaaaattgttattcacaaaaaacaatgcatatttaatgagttttcttaatatatgtgaaaaatctagaatatgaatcttttaaaaacagagggagtatttaaTAACATCTCTAATGGCTTACTCTATTTTTTGACAGGTAAATTATAAATTCATCGAAAATAGAGTAACTTTATAATAAAGTTTGAGTTTACTCcaataatattctattttagagtagaaaatagaatgatgaaaaaaaaacaaatttctctatatttagagtaaacctatttttcactATATTATAAACTGAGAAATAGAATACTATTAGagtattttttactctaaactctattttagagtgaaaaataaagtggggttagagatgctctaatactccatctgtttcatcCCTCCGTTCCTggaagttaaatttttttaaagtgttcacacttattaataattcaataatgtttataagttaattttttttactttattatacactttccaataacttttcaataataaaatttaatcaattcaaatatttttatgtaatgtTTTTTAGAAGTATAAAAAATAccttaaacatataaaaaatctatctttgtagaacaagtaaaaaaattaaaacattttactttcgggaacagatggagcatatatatatatatatatatatatatatatatatatatatatatatatatatatatatatatatatatatgtgtgtgtgtatgtgtttttaaatttcaactaatactctctccgtttcgaaatagatgatgttttagagagtttttaatgtttcaaaatagatgatgttttgatattttatattaattttatatttattaaaaactatgtgaccaatgatgttttatacttatttttaaGGATTGactaaaattaattttggtttatatttttaatgttacttttTAGGAAATAGTGTATATCTTAATTCTTGTGCACACACCCAAAACTTGAAGTATTTTGAATTAGAGGAAGTATTTTGTTTAAAGCAAATGTTATGTTCCATATATTTGACGtagaaaattcaatatttgacAGGTAAATTACAAATTTATTGAGAATGATGTTTCTTGTTATTATTGAA
The nucleotide sequence above comes from Brassica napus cultivar Da-Ae chromosome A9, Da-Ae, whole genome shotgun sequence. Encoded proteins:
- the LOC106364273 gene encoding aspartate aminotransferase, cytoplasmic isozyme 2; the encoded protein is MDSSFSSIVPAPQDPILTVYFASRDDPSPVKLNLSGGSYRSEEGKPLVLQAVRRAEQQLANDMSRDKDYLPLDGLAEFNKLSAKLILGDESSAVKENRVVTIQCLSGTGSLRVGAEFLAKHNQERVILVSNPTWGNHPNIFSLAGMSVEYYRYYDPKTRGLDFKGMLEDLGAAPSGAIVVLQACAHNPTGVDPTLKQWEQIRQVVRSKSLLPFFDNAYQGFASGDLESDAQAVRMFVNDGGECLIAQSFAKNMGLYGERIGALTIVCTSEDVARKVKSQLLLVVRPMYLSPPIHGASIVTTILKNSDMYNDWTVELKGMANRILRMRKQLNEALQARGTPGDWSHIIRQIGMFSFTGLNEKQVRFIAKEYHIYMNYDGRVSIAGLSSKTVSQLADAIHAAVTRMA
- the LOC106366544 gene encoding non-specific lipid transfer protein GPI-anchored 7 isoform X1; its protein translation is MATATMIFAAAMTAMILVSLQQVEAQSATTCVNKLVPCFSALTTTTKPPKDCCDSIKEAVEDELPCLCTVYNTPGLLSQFNVSTAQALNLSRRCDVTTDLSACSGSTGASSPKASLPPPAGKRGNDTAVGNKLTGYGVTTVILSLVSTIFF
- the LOC106366544 gene encoding non-specific lipid transfer protein GPI-anchored 7 isoform X2, producing the protein MATATMIFAAAMTAMILVSLQQVEAQSATTCVNKLVPCFSALTTTTKPPKDCCDSIKEAVEDELPCLCTVYNTPGLLSQFNVSTAQALNLSRRCDVTTDLSACSGTGASSPKASLPPPAGKRGNDTAVGNKLTGYGVTTVILSLVSTIFF